The Cheilinus undulatus linkage group 2, ASM1832078v1, whole genome shotgun sequence genome has a window encoding:
- the hdac12 gene encoding uncharacterized protein SYNPCC7002_A1628 isoform X1, whose translation MTCMKQIFSKRARGKVGRLLGAALTSCRSFHAETVRFESSGLPIVHHRKYVCDLPPNHRFPMGKFPRVLRCLLKDQVITENQVWVPEIASKELLSCVHTEEYLNDFINGKINEQEQRRTGFPWSEGIVRRCRYETGGTVLAAEVALQRGLACSTAGGTHHAFPSFGSGFCLLNDLAVAAKYLMGASTAKRKVLIVDLDVHQGDGTAFIFKEEPCVFTFSVHCGKNFPLRKQQSDLDVSVEDGMEDKEYLSTVEAHLPWLLETFRPDLVLYDAGVDPHHEDELGRLRLTDQGLYQRDLYVLKTVVSRGIPVAAVIGGGYLKDIDKLAVRHSIVHRAATQVWRECAM comes from the exons atgacCTGTATGAAACAAATCTTCTCTAAAAGAGCTCGTGGTAAAGTCGGACGGCTGCTCGGTGCAGCTCTCACCTCCTGCAGAAGTTTCCACGCAGAAACA GTAAGATTTGAATCCAGCGGACTTCCCATAGTTCACCACAGGAAGTATGTTTGTGACCTGCCGCCAAACCACAGGTTCCCCATGGGAAAGTTTCCCCGAGTTTTACGATGTTTACTCAAAGATCAGGTCATTACAGAGAATCAG GTTTGGGTTCCTGAAATAGCTTCTAAAGAATTACTCAGCTGTGTTCACACCGAGGAATACTTGAACGACTTCATAAATGGgaaaataaatgagcaggaacAGAGGAGGACAGGTTTCCCCTGGAGTGAAGGCATTGTGAGACGCTGTCGATATGAAACAG GTGGGACTGTTCTTGCTGCTGAGGTGGCTCTGCAGAGGGGCCTGGCCTGCAGCACGGCAGGAGGAACTCATCATGCGTTTCCGAGCTTTGGCTCTGGGTTTTGTCTCCTCAATGATTTGGCTGTTGCTGCAAAATACCTGATGGGAGCTTCTACAGCAAAAAGAAAGGTTCTGATTGTGGACCTAGATGTGCATCAG GGTGATGgtactgcttttattttcaaagaggAACCATGTGTGTTTACATTCtcagtgcattgtgggaaaaaCTTTCCTCTCCGTAAACAACAGAGCGACCTCGATGTTAGTGTGGAGGATGGGATGGAAGACAAGGAGTACCTCTCCACAG TTGAAGCCCACCTCCCCTGGCTGCTGGAGACTTTTCGTCCAGATCTGGTCCTGTATGATGCAGGGGTTGACCCTCACCATGAAGATGAGCTCGGGAGGCTTCGCCTCACTGACCAGG GTCTGTATCAGAGAGATCTATACGTGTTGAAGACTGTGGTGAGCCGAGGCATTCCCGTCGCTGCTGTCATTGGAGGAGGTTACTTGAAAGATATCGACAAACTGGCTGTAAGGCACTCCATTGTGCACAGAGCAGCAACCCAG GTTTGGAGAGAGTGTGCAATGTAA
- the hdac12 gene encoding uncharacterized protein SYNPCC7002_A1628 isoform X2 gives MTCMKQIFSKRARGKVGRLLGAALTSCRSFHAETVRFESSGLPIVHHRKYVCDLPPNHRFPMGKFPRVLRCLLKDQVITENQVWVPEIASKELLSCVHTEEYLNDFINGKINEQEQRRTGFPWSEGIVRRCRYETGGTVLAAEVALQRGLACSTAGGTHHAFPSFGSGFCLLNDLAVAAKYLMGASTAKRKGDGTAFIFKEEPCVFTFSVHCGKNFPLRKQQSDLDVSVEDGMEDKEYLSTVEAHLPWLLETFRPDLVLYDAGVDPHHEDELGRLRLTDQGLYQRDLYVLKTVVSRGIPVAAVIGGGYLKDIDKLAVRHSIVHRAATQVWRECAM, from the exons atgacCTGTATGAAACAAATCTTCTCTAAAAGAGCTCGTGGTAAAGTCGGACGGCTGCTCGGTGCAGCTCTCACCTCCTGCAGAAGTTTCCACGCAGAAACA GTAAGATTTGAATCCAGCGGACTTCCCATAGTTCACCACAGGAAGTATGTTTGTGACCTGCCGCCAAACCACAGGTTCCCCATGGGAAAGTTTCCCCGAGTTTTACGATGTTTACTCAAAGATCAGGTCATTACAGAGAATCAG GTTTGGGTTCCTGAAATAGCTTCTAAAGAATTACTCAGCTGTGTTCACACCGAGGAATACTTGAACGACTTCATAAATGGgaaaataaatgagcaggaacAGAGGAGGACAGGTTTCCCCTGGAGTGAAGGCATTGTGAGACGCTGTCGATATGAAACAG GTGGGACTGTTCTTGCTGCTGAGGTGGCTCTGCAGAGGGGCCTGGCCTGCAGCACGGCAGGAGGAACTCATCATGCGTTTCCGAGCTTTGGCTCTGGGTTTTGTCTCCTCAATGATTTGGCTGTTGCTGCAAAATACCTGATGGGAGCTTCTACAGCAAAAAGAAAG GGTGATGgtactgcttttattttcaaagaggAACCATGTGTGTTTACATTCtcagtgcattgtgggaaaaaCTTTCCTCTCCGTAAACAACAGAGCGACCTCGATGTTAGTGTGGAGGATGGGATGGAAGACAAGGAGTACCTCTCCACAG TTGAAGCCCACCTCCCCTGGCTGCTGGAGACTTTTCGTCCAGATCTGGTCCTGTATGATGCAGGGGTTGACCCTCACCATGAAGATGAGCTCGGGAGGCTTCGCCTCACTGACCAGG GTCTGTATCAGAGAGATCTATACGTGTTGAAGACTGTGGTGAGCCGAGGCATTCCCGTCGCTGCTGTCATTGGAGGAGGTTACTTGAAAGATATCGACAAACTGGCTGTAAGGCACTCCATTGTGCACAGAGCAGCAACCCAG GTTTGGAGAGAGTGTGCAATGTAA